CCGGTGCCGTCCTCGGCGGTCGTGAAGCCGTGGTTGAACACGTCGTCGCGTTCGTCCTCGGGGATGCCGGGGCCGTCGTCCGCGACGGCAAAGCCCGCGGAGAAGTCGAGCGGCGTCACCCGAACGTGTACGTCCTCGGAGCCGTGCTCCACACTATTCCGGAACAGGTTGGACAGCAACTCCCGCAGGCGGTCCGGATCGGCGTCGACGTCGGTGTCCTCGACGGACAGTGCGGCCGACGCCGTGTCGATCTGTGCCCACGCCTCGGTCGCGACGGCCTCGACCGACGTCGATTCGAACTCCAGGACGCGCTGTCCCTGTTCGGCCATCGCCAGCAAGTCGTCGATCAGCGTCTCCATCCGGTCGACGGTCGTACCGATGTCCGCACACAGTCGTTCGACGCGTTCGGCGTCGACCGTCCCGCCCGCGTCGTCGACGGCCATCTCGAACCGCGTGAGTTCGGCGTCGAGGAGCGCGAGCGGGTTGCGGAGGTCGTGGGCGACCGTCTGGCCGTACTGTTTGAGCCGTTCGTTCTGGGCTTCGAGTTCCCGTTCGTACTCCTTGATGGCCGACACGTCGCGGTTGATGGCGACGAAGCCCGTGATCGATTCGTCGCCGTCGATCGGAGCGATGGTCTGATCGACGACGTACCGCGTGCCGTCCTTGCGTTCGTTGACCACCTCGCCCTGCCAGACGTCGCCGTCGAGGATCGTCTCCCAGAGATCGCGGTAGAACGCCGCGTCGTGTTCGCCGGAGCGGAGCATCGCGGGCGTCCGACCGATCGCCTCCGCCGCGGAGTAGCCGGTGACCGCCTCGAAGGCGTCGTTGACGTACTCGATCGTTCCCTCCACGTCGGTGATGAGGACGCTGTGGCCGGCGTGTTCGACCGCGCTCCGGAACCGTTCGAGATCACGCTCCTGTCGCTTGCGAGCCGCGGCGTCGCGCACCGTGTTCACCTGATACGGCTCGCCCTCGATCGTCACCCGGGCGGTGACGACCTCCGCCGGCACTTCCTCGCCGGTGTCGACCCGCTCGATCCGCGTGTCGTAGATTCGCCGCTCGCTGTCGTCGAACGACCGCCAGTACGCCTCGAAGCGGTCGGGATCGAGATCCGGATCGAGCGTGGCCATGTGGCGCGTCCGGAGGTCGTCGCGGCCGGTCCCGAACAGTTCCGCGAGCCGCTCGTTGACGTACGTGGCGTAGCCGTCGGCGCCGTAGGTGCCGATGCCGATGCCCGCCTGATCGATGGCCTGCTTGAGGAAGGCCAGATTCAGTTCCCGCTCCTTGCGCTCCGTGACGTTTCGGTTGATGGCGACGAAGCCGGTGATCGTCTCCCCCTCGTCGGTGATCGGCGCGATGGTCTGGTCGATGACGTACTGTTCTCCGTTCTTGCGTTCGTTGACGAGTTCGCCCTCCCAGACCTCGCCGGACGAAATCGTCCGCCACAGGCTGCGATAGAAGGCGTCGCCGTGCTGTCCGGACTGTAGCATCGACGGGCGTCGGCCGACCGCTTCCGCCGCCGAGTAGCCGGTGACCGCCTCGAAGGCGTCGTTGACGTACTCGATTCTCCCGTCCGCGTCGGTGATCAACACGACGTGACCGGCGTGTTCGACCGCACTCCGGAACTGTCGGCACTGCCGCGTCGCCCGGTACCGCTCGATGGCGTTTTCGATCCGGTTGGCGAACAGTTCGAACGCCTCCGATCCCGGCCGCTTCCGGACGAAGTCCGTCACGCCCCGGGCGAGCGCCTCGCTCGCGATGGACTCGTCTTTCACACCGGTAACGAGGACGAACGGAAGGTCGTCGTCCCGGTCCCGAACCCGCTCGAACAACGCGAGGCCGTCCATCCCGGGCATCCGGTAGTCGGAGACGACACAGTCGAACGTCGTGTCGTCCAGTCGGTCGAGCGCGTCGCTCGCGCTCGCCGCCGTCGACACGACGAGGTGATCGCTCGTTCGTTCGAGGAACGTCGCCGTCAGCGCCGCGTACTCCTCGTCGTCGTCGACGTAGAGGACGCGCCCCGACCCGGTCGTCTCGCCCATACCGGTTGGTGTCTCACACACGCTAAATAGTTCCCGTAGATTCCCGGTTTCGGATAACGAAACCGGTCGCCGACGCCGCGTCCGCCGTGCTCACGCCCGGTCGTCGACGCCGGTCGCCCGCAGGTACTCTTCCAGCAGCGTCGGGAACTGCCCGCCGCGGACGTACCGGAGGCCGAACTCGTCGGCCCAGGAGACGATACCGCGGTCCTCGGTGACGACGCCGGCGTCGAGTTCGCGCGCGAGGACGAGCAGGTCGAAGTCCTCGCGGGAGTCGAGGACGCCCTGGCGGAGCGCCCGCCGGTACTTATCGCGCATGTTCGAGAGGACGCGGTCGGCGGCGGTCATGTACTCGTTCGGATCGTCGGCGGTCATGTCGTCGGGACCGAGTTGCTCGACTTCGCGGAGCGCCTCCTCGGAGACGCGGAGGCCGCGGTCCACCCGGTCGCTCATCTCGTCGATGAAGTCGTAGACGATGTTCGCGGGGATGGTCACGCCGTAGCGGTCGGGGCTCTTGCGGACGACCCAGGTGTCGAGTCGCGAGAACACCTCGTCGTCGACGCCGCGGTCCCGCAGCATCGCCGCGAGTTCGTCGTGGATCGAGGGCGGCATGTAACAGGAGATGTTGAGTTCGAGACGCGCCGTCGCCACGAGGTCGAGCAGTCGGCGGACCGCCGCCTCCAGCGACTCGTCGTCCCGTCGAATCTCCTCGGTGATGAACAGCGACGTATCGAGGACGAACCGCTGGCGTGGGAGCGACCCGGACATGGTCGGCACTTCGTCGGTGGGGCACAAAAGCTATCCTGCCGATTCGGTCGCGTCGGCCCCCGACGCTCGTAGATTATCGGACGTCAGCAGCGATTCTTGTCGGGACGGCCCGAGGGGAATCTATGGACGGGTACGATACCGCCTCTCAGTCCTCGTCCCGCTCCCGTCGTGCCGGCGGGGTCTTCGAGACGATCAGCCCCAGTTTCTCCCGGCGGTCGGCGGCCCAGCGATACGCCCGCTCGCGCAGTCGCTCGTAGTCCTCGAACTGCCGGAGGAAGTCGACGACAGGCTGGGCGTCTTCGGCCTGTTCCATCCGGAGGAGCGCTCGTTCGATGGCGGCGCCACAGGAGTGGACGTCGTCGTCGGTCACGAGGTGCGCGCAGTCCTCGTAGTCGTCGGGAAGCCGGTCGCGAAGCCGGTCATCGAGTTCGGAGAAGCCGACGATACGGAGGTCAGTCCGCGTCGCAAACTGATCGGCCCACCACGTACAGAAGCCG
This window of the Haloplanus rubicundus genome carries:
- a CDS encoding hybrid sensor histidine kinase/response regulator, translated to MGETTGSGRVLYVDDDEEYAALTATFLERTSDHLVVSTAASASDALDRLDDTTFDCVVSDYRMPGMDGLALFERVRDRDDDLPFVLVTGVKDESIASEALARGVTDFVRKRPGSEAFELFANRIENAIERYRATRQCRQFRSAVEHAGHVVLITDADGRIEYVNDAFEAVTGYSAAEAVGRRPSMLQSGQHGDAFYRSLWRTISSGEVWEGELVNERKNGEQYVIDQTIAPITDEGETITGFVAINRNVTERKERELNLAFLKQAIDQAGIGIGTYGADGYATYVNERLAELFGTGRDDLRTRHMATLDPDLDPDRFEAYWRSFDDSERRIYDTRIERVDTGEEVPAEVVTARVTIEGEPYQVNTVRDAAARKRQERDLERFRSAVEHAGHSVLITDVEGTIEYVNDAFEAVTGYSAAEAIGRTPAMLRSGEHDAAFYRDLWETILDGDVWQGEVVNERKDGTRYVVDQTIAPIDGDESITGFVAINRDVSAIKEYERELEAQNERLKQYGQTVAHDLRNPLALLDAELTRFEMAVDDAGGTVDAERVERLCADIGTTVDRMETLIDDLLAMAEQGQRVLEFESTSVEAVATEAWAQIDTASAALSVEDTDVDADPDRLRELLSNLFRNSVEHGSEDVHVRVTPLDFSAGFAVADDGPGIPEDERDDVFNHGFTTAEDGTGFGLAIVERIAHAHGWSVSVTEGRDGGARFEFRTDEDG
- a CDS encoding RNA ligase partner protein, with product MSGSLPRQRFVLDTSLFITEEIRRDDESLEAAVRRLLDLVATARLELNISCYMPPSIHDELAAMLRDRGVDDEVFSRLDTWVVRKSPDRYGVTIPANIVYDFIDEMSDRVDRGLRVSEEALREVEQLGPDDMTADDPNEYMTAADRVLSNMRDKYRRALRQGVLDSREDFDLLVLARELDAGVVTEDRGIVSWADEFGLRYVRGGQFPTLLEEYLRATGVDDRA
- a CDS encoding DCC1-like thiol-disulfide oxidoreductase family protein, whose translation is MDPTFVYDDDCGFCTWWADQFATRTDLRIVGFSELDDRLRDRLPDDYEDCAHLVTDDDVHSCGAAIERALLRMEQAEDAQPVVDFLRQFEDYERLRERAYRWAADRREKLGLIVSKTPPARRERDED